ACATGATCTATTTatccaaaaaaaatttgttatttaCAGTAAATGAAATCTCCGAATAAAACAGACTGAAAAACAATGGCGTCACTTCCCCCAAAAAACAACAAAACAATGGCATCATCAAAGTAAAAAATCCATAGTGAAAACAACTGTTAACTAATTTCTCGCATTTCACAAGTAGCCGAAGAAGCTAAGGAGATCGAAGATCGATCTCCGCACTTGGTGGACTGAGACGCTTCCCTCTTCTGTATCCCTCATGTTTCCGAGACTGATTCAAGTACATGAATCCATTTTAAGCCAAGAAAATATCCAGGATTCAAACATTATGGAATATGGTCAAAGGGTCGGGGGGGATCCGTGTGTGGTCCTCACTTCCGACCAGAAACCACGCCTTCGATGGACTGCTGACCTACACGAACGCTTCGTTGAGGCCGTTGCGCAGCTTGGTGGCCCCAGCAGTCAGTTTTATCTCTCATATTTTGTGTTCTTAGCTTTtgcagcatattgattcatttAATATGTTGAAATATTGGTGGGTGTGCTTGATGGATCTTGTTATCCCGCGTTCGTTGCTATGGTCTTGAGTACGTGAATTCCTTTCGCATAAAAAAGATTTTATCTTGATGTCAGCTCTAAGTTACCATGTCAGTGGAATGCCTGAGTTTGTATTTATGCAAAATGATTAAATGTAATCATATAAATCGGGAAAAAAATGAGCAGATGGGAGTTTGGATGAGTGGAGAaggctttattttggggtcaaCCTTCATAAAGTTTGGACTTCTTTTCGTTCAACTCAATCCCGTCTTGTCCACCTCAGCTCATCCATAACTGTATTGCAGGAATTTTGCTTCTTTACTGGGATCATTCTTGACCTAGGTCATTGACATTCCTTCACAAGCTTAGCTTTGTGTCGCAATATGTAAAATGGTATATCAGTATTTGATGTTGCATTTGGATCGATGAATTTGAAGATAAGTATTAAAGATTCATAACGTTAAATTCATTGATTTGTTTCGATAAATTTATTTGACAATGGATTTCAAATCCTCAACTAATGGTTGTTTGAGCCATTTGTAATGATTTCGAATCTTTCCATCAAATACTTGCTGAAAACAAATCCTTCAAGACAGATGCAACCATAAGGAAATTAGAAATGGATGTCCTCCGGAATACTAACAGTCGAGTTAGTTGTACGGGCTGGATATGTGAGAAAAGGGACATCCTGgtaattatttgatcaaattcatTGGGATAAGCAAAACCAACCTTGTTGAGCTTTGTGGTAAATGTATTTTCAGAGCCCTTATACCAATCACACACAGTGAATACTTATTGATGAGATCAAGAGTACAAGAGTACAACTGATGCACAGCGACGATAATAAATTTAAGCAAAAATTAATGTATTAAATTTACACTAATAAACTAATACGTAAAAATTAAATCATGTATTAAATTTTCTGTAGATAAAAAAACTTTAAAACCTGATGTTGCGCGAAGATATAGCTGCTTCCACGTGACGCTGGAAAATCGCATGAGTAGCaaatctacaaaaaaaaatacGAAATAGTTAGTACAAAATAAAAACCGAAACTTCGAAAAATTATAGAGTTTGGTTACTACCAGAGATAGGTGAAAATCGCTCAATAAAATTGTTCGAGAGCTTCGGTATAAATAGAATCTTAGCGACGGTCTAAGATAAACCGTCGCTCGTTGCGACGGACAACACTATAACCGTCGCCCGTAGCGACAgctttttaaaaaccgtcgcccatgtagatcggcgacggtttatacaAATTAGTCGCCGATGCACATCGGCGACAGTTTatactaaaccgtcgctatatatatTAAGACGGTTTGTAACGCGTCGCAATATATTACGACAGTTTATTAAATCGTGTCTAAAATCGCGACGGATTTTTAGAAAATCGTGGCTACAAAACGACGGTTTCGTGTATACCGTCGTCTttttattagcgacggtttttgaaaaccgtcgcaatatttTACGCCGATTCATGGAAACAGTCGCTATATATTACGACGGTTTATTAAATCGTGGCTAgaaaagcgacggtttatagTAAACCGTGGCTACAAAAGCGACAGGTTTTATTAAACCGTGACGAAAAATGCGACGGTGTTTATTAATGCGTCGCTTATTTAAGTTAGCGACGGGTTATTATAAAACAGTCGCTATagggcgacggttttaaaacacCGTCGCAAACTGTGCGACGGTTTccttataaaccgtcgctaagcctTCCGTTTTTTTGTATAATGTCACCGGTGGGGTAAAAACTGACGATGGCGGCCGCGCTAAATCTCAACTGCAAACCCTAAAAATTTCAATTACCTCACTCCAAACCCTCCTCCACACGCGGCCCTAAATTCTCTGGAATCCGCTGCCTAGCCACCGCCGCACCTGTCAAAAGTTACACAATACTCTCCTCCCCGGTGATGGTATTGGCCCGAAGTCGTCTCCATCAGAGACGGATTGATATAAGGGCTGTACTGGGCTGTAGCCCAccccattttcaaaaatttagcgacggtttgtacaaCCGTCGCCGATGGGGATCGGCGACTGTTTTAATTATACCGTCGccactagcgacggtttattcaaatGTGAAtaaaaacagtcgctattagcgacggtttttcaaaaaacagtcgctaatggCGACGGTTGTTCCAAAAACCGTCGTACATCCGTCCAATCAAGTCCAAACCATTTATAAGGATGAGACCAAATacattttattcttgtttaagATTATAACTTGAACTATTTGAAAATGGAACATCAATCTGCTGCAAAGAAAGGAAAAACATTGATATCTTCTTTCTTTAAGAAGAGAGATCGTCAAGCTAGTGAAGATACTTCAATTCCTACGGTCCTTACAATGCAACATCAATCCAGTGAAAGTCTTCTATTTCCCAATATCCAAATTCCTTCATGTTCCTCTCCTAGAGACGATCATCAGTCTTCGTCTACTTTTATTGAACGAGATCCGGGAAAAAGAAAACAGATATGTGAATATCATGTTAATGTACGAGATGAGATAAGACGTTCATATCTAAATATGGGGCCTTATCAACCAGATATGTTGGAGTATCCAGGTACGAAATTTGGAAGCCAGAATCGTCGTTTTCAGAAAAAATGGTTTCAGAAATTTTATTGGTTGGAGTATTCGccttcaacaaataaggcatattgtTTCTATTGCTTTCTTTTCCTGAATGATGTTAATTCATCTAATATCTCGGCATTGGTCAATGAAGGATTTGACAATTGGAAAAGGGTAAACCAAGGAAAAACATGTGCTTTTCTTTCCCATATTGGTTCTGCAGCTTCTTCACCTCATACTATGTGTGAGagaagggctgaaaatttgatGAGGCCCTCACAACATATTGATAAAGTGATGCATGCACAATCTAAAgagaaaaaagagaaaaatcgtCTGCGTTTGAGCACCTCAATTGTAGCTGTTCGTTGGCTAGCACTTCAAGGTTGTGCTTTTAGAGGTAACGATGAATCTCTATCTTCATCTAATCGtggaaattttcttgaattggtGAAGGCTTTTGCAAAAATGAATATAGAAATTGATGAAGTTGTGCTTGAGAATGCTCCAAAAAATGCCCAATATATCGCTCCAGAAATTCAGAAAGAGATTTTACATATTATGGCCAATAGAGTACGAAAGATGGTTCGTGAAGAAGTTGGAGATAAATACTTTTGTATTCTTGTTGATGAAGCCCGAGATATATCTAAACGAGAGCAAATGGCCATTATATTGAGGTTTGTGAACAATCATGGGATTTTGACAGAAAGATTTTTTGCCATCAAAAGTGTTAGTGACACTACCTCAATGAATTTGAAAAATGAGATATCAAATGTTCTTGTTCATCATGATCTCCATGTTAAGAAAATCAGAGGCCAAGGATATGATGGTGCTAGCAATATGCGTGGAGCCTGGAATGGACTTCAAGcattatttctcaaagattgtcCCTATGCATACTATGTCCACTGTTTTGCACATCGTTTACAACTGACATTGGTTTCTGCAGCTAAGGATGTTAGTGTTATTTGGGAATTCTTTTCTCATTTGGACAATATTGTTAATATTGTCACTTCTTCTACTAAGCGCATTGCTGAATTACATACTGCACAAAGAAATGAAATTGAGTATATGTTGTCAATTGGAGAACGTGATTCTGGAAGTGGTGCAAACCAGATTGGTAATTTGCAACGAGCAGGAGCTACTCGTTGGAGTTCTCACTATGATTCGGTAAAAAGCTTGATAGGTATGTACACTGCAACTTGCAAAGTTTTTGAAGTTCTCAGTGATCATTCTCCAAATGGAAGAGCTAAGGCTGAAGTTCGGGGGATTTACAGAAACATGGCAAGCTTTGAATTTGTGTTTATTTTGCACTTAAtgcataaaattatgagaacaaCAGATACTCTTTGTCaaattcttcaaaaaaaatCTCAAGACATTTTGACTGCTATCACATTTGTCACTACTACCAAAACTTGCCTTCAAGAATTTAGAGAATGTGGGTGGAATGAATTTCTTCAGGAAATTAAAGTTTTTTGCTCAAGAAATGAAATTGATGTGCCTGATCTTGATTGTCTATATAATATTGGACGTTCCTGTCGGCAAACTacaatagaacatcattaccactttgatgtttttaatgcagcaatagatttcattttgatggagttaaatactcggttcaatgagtcatcggtggaacttctttctcttagtacagctttagatcctaaaaattcatttgactcatttaacagtgatgatatttgcaagcttgcgaagaagttttatcctggagatttcacagatcaagaaattgttactttggagtatgaattgatacattataaacttgatgtgatgcagaatttaaaggtttctacacttgttgagttgtgtcagcaattgaccgagagtggacggtcaagtgtttatgttatgttgactagattgattcatcttgttttgacattacctgtgtctactgccactactgagcgagctttttcagcaatgaagcatgtgaagacggcacttcgcaataaaatggaggatgactttcttgccgattgtttgacactctatattgaacgagatttagctaaacatattgatgtaaattctattattgatgaattttatgttttaaaatctcgtAGGGCACAACTttgttgaacgatataatgtattttttttaataatatataacttatcatattgagttcaagccccccTCAACttttattcctggatccgtccctggtCTCCATTGCTAAGAATGCCCTCCTGTGCGTCTCGTCCCTCGAAGGTACAAAGAAGTGAAGTATGAGGATAAAGTGTGAACCTTTTTTTGTCACTCAGGAAATCGGATACAGTTTGTACTTACCAACCTCACagaaatgaaataaaaatagtaaattaAAATTTCATCTATTTGATTTTTCCGCCCCCTTCCTAGTTAATGTATGTTCGATTGCAGtagaaattttattattcttttcacCGGCTTGGCTTGATCTTCCGCTTGTGCCTTGATGGCATGAATCCTTGGTTGAAGAATTGATTGGCCAGTACCAATTGACATGCGATCTCATTATAACATTTATAAAAAAGTTGGAACCATAGAGATTGAAACTGAACCAGGTAAAAAATGATGACTATTGCAGGGTTTGAGTTGAAGTTCAAGGAAATGCCAATGGGTGGAGCAACCTTGGATTTGACTGGAGTTCCCTTACCGGAGGAGAGCCTATCTGCTGCAAAGGAGTCTGATGCTGTTCTTCTAGGAGCCATTGGAGGGTTAGTATGGCTATATAAAGGTCAATTGGATTATACTTTTGTTTTGCATTTTTTGTGTTGACTTTTTTCTTGCCTTTCAATTTGATGTGAAGGTATAAATGGGATAATAATGAGAAACACCTAAAGCCTGAGACAGGGCTGCTTCAGCTTCGAGAGGGTCTTAAAgtgtttgcaaacttgaggcctGCTACTGTTTTACCCCAGGTGAAAAGATGTGTGCTCAAGATGATCTGATTTTCGTTTCCGTTTCTAAATTTTCTACTGATTTAAAGTTGAGTGTGCTATTTGGATTATTTAGAGTATATTTTTAGTGGAAATTAGTCGCCAATAAACGGAAAATTTAGCTAGACGAATAGGTAGCCCGATTGAGATTGAAGGTCAAAAAGTTCTAGAGTATGAAGATTTCGCTATTTATGATCTATTATCCAAAAGATTTGAGACATTAGAGAGGATATAAACCATAAATTAAAGCATGGTGGATGAAATGAATGATGACATCAGGAGTTTTATATTATAGAAGGATGCCTGCGAGATTGATAGAAAATGTTATAATACTATTGTTTGACCAGCTATGCTTTATGGCTCGGAATGTTGGGTCACTACAGGACTCATGTATAAGATGACAACATCAGAGATGCATAGGTCTTATGAATATGTGGCAAAACATGCAAGGATAAAATTAAGAATGAAATAATTATGATCTATTTAGGTATAGCCTTCATTGATGATAAAATTAAGAAGAGACGTTTTGCATGGTTTGTCATGTGAAGATGAGACCTCACGTCTCCAATCCGACATATCTTAGATTGACATGTTAATAGAAGGAGTAGAAGGTGGGGTAGACCATTGAAAACTTGGATAAATATGGTTAAGGAAGATATCTTAGATCTTGATTTAAGATTTAAAATATTACACGTGGGAAAATCGTTTAGTTTGGAGAAATAATATCCATGTAGTTGACCCTGCAACTAGAGAGAATGTGTCATGATGTTGATGATGATATATTTAGTGGAAACTTTAAACTCAAGCAAGAGAAATAAAAATTCAAGTTTGAATTTTCCATAATCTCCAATTGGTTTGGCGAGAACCTTGCTTGCTATCTGATACCTGTGAATTTATGTGGGTTTGGAATGCTACGATGGGCTTTTCTTTGTATACTGtaagtttatgatttttttgTTGGCATATTTTCTCCATTTGGTTTTGATATTTACCACAGCAGGTCATGGAATTGAATAACATGAACCATTTTGGTGTTACCTGCAGTCATCTATATTGTTTCTAGTTTCCTGTTTATCCTTCAACTTCTGGTTTTTAGCTAACCATTGaacattaataaaataaattccaatcagagaaaaagaaaagactTATAAATTACCAGTACACCACATTTGACCTTGGATTCACCATCCATTCATCTAAGGTGAGCTTTACGCATATCTCGACCTATAGGTGCAGAAAGGAATTGTTTCGCGATCAAAGCATGTCCTTTACTGAAGTCGTTTGCTTTGACCTGTCTTCGGGTTGAAGGTCTAGGCATCGCCATGCCTGGACTGTAGGTGTGCCATTGTGACTCACCTTTTCATAGCTGCATTCATAACTTGTTATTGGGAATTTGAATAGTGCTGTGACCATGTTAAAGGTCATGTTGTGAAGATTCTATCTTCTGTGACAGTTCGCAAGTTTAATATCGAAATTAATTTAGGTAATTAGGCTGCATTTATTCTATTTTCATAAATAGAGGTCGCGTTATTTATAGATGTATAGAACTCAAACATGCTAAGCCTAAGAGCTAGTGCTGCTGGCCACATTAACGCTCAGTTTTAAGATATATTGTTGAAGAAATCAACTCCTGTTACACTGCACAATTTTGATTTATGAGATTAATTTAGAGTTGTTTTATTCTCTTCTCAAAAAGAAATCGCATTAGTTTCCAAATATGAAGAACCTGTGGCTGTGTTTGGATTGAAGAATTTGAATTTGTGGgaggattttaaatcaaaacgcATGAATAGGTCGGAGATAGTATATTTgaaattgaaacaaaaaaatatacttGAATAACAAAAGGGATTTCAAACCCTTCATTCTAATCTTGAGCCAAATGGATATAATGGAATTGCAAAATCAGCTCAAGTCCTTCCATCCAAATGTAAACTATGGGGTCGTAAATGTGTTATGTTCTCTCTATGAATTTCTGAGAATATTTGAGGAGTGAAAATCAAACCAGTTCAAGTTCAACTGTTCAACAATGGTTTTTTCATGGAGAGCAAGAACTAAGTTCTGGGCTGAAGGGCTGCCTCAGCATATCAGACACTTCTTTGATAATATAAACAATATGCATAAACCTTTGCTTTTCATGGAAAGTAATGATCAATTAAACTAAgtaatatattttcttataagcTTCAGGCCTTTAAACAAATCCTATTGATCCAGTGagagaattttttgaaaaatgctcTCTCCCTCTTCGTTTTTGAATCCTTCGACCGGAGACATTCCTAACCGTTTCCGTCGTTACCCTTTTTAAATCTTGTCGCCATCTTCCCTTTCATCTTCGT
This Primulina eburnea isolate SZY01 chromosome 2, ASM2296580v1, whole genome shotgun sequence DNA region includes the following protein-coding sequences:
- the LOC140822952 gene encoding 3-isopropylmalate dehydrogenase, chloroplastic isoform X2, with protein sequence MPMGGATLDLTGVPLPEESLSAAKESDAVLLGAIGGYKWDNNEKHLKPETGLLQLREGLKVFANLRPATVLPQQNLFTG
- the LOC140822952 gene encoding 3-isopropylmalate dehydrogenase, chloroplastic isoform X1; protein product: MRIKCEPFFVTQEIGYRFELKFKEMPMGGATLDLTGVPLPEESLSAAKESDAVLLGAIGGYKWDNNEKHLKPETGLLQLREGLKVFANLRPATVLPQQNLFTG
- the LOC140824103 gene encoding uncharacterized protein; translated protein: MEHQSAAKKGKTLISSFFKKRDRQASEDTSIPTVLTMQHQSSESLLFPNIQIPSCSSPRDDHQSSSTFIERDPGKRKQICEYHVNVRDEIRRSYLNMGPYQPDMLEYPGTKFGSQNRRFQKKWFQKFYWLEYSPSTNKAYCFYCFLFLNDVNSSNISALVNEGFDNWKRVNQGKTCAFLSHIGSAASSPHTMCERRAENLMRPSQHIDKVMHAQSKEKKEKNRLRLSTSIVAVRWLALQGCAFRGNDESLSSSNRGNFLELVKAFAKMNIEIDEVVLENAPKNAQYIAPEIQKEILHIMANRVRKMVREEVGDKYFCILVDEARDISKREQMAIILRFVNNHGILTERFFAIKSVSDTTSMNLKNEISNVLVHHDLHVKKIRGQGYDGASNMRGAWNGLQALFLKDCPYAYYVHCFAHRLQLTLVSAAKDVSVIWEFFSHLDNIVNIVTSSTKRIAELHTAQRNEIEYMLSIGERDSGSGANQIGNLQRAGATRWSSHYDSVKSLIGMYTATCKVFEVLSDHSPNGRAKAEVRGIYRNMNLENVGGMNFFRKLKFFAQEMKLMCLILIVYIILDVPVGKLQ